A genomic stretch from Synergistaceae bacterium includes:
- a CDS encoding ABC transporter permease — MAQLAVAGEYAELLPHLAIVLSYSIVIYTIAVVAFRYKMSGDKA, encoded by the coding sequence AAATGGCCCAATTGGCTGTTGCTGGTGAATACGCCGAACTGCTACCACACCTTGCGATTGTGCTTTCATACTCTATCGTTATTTATACGATAGCAGTTGTTGCGTTCAGATATAAAATGAGCGGAGATAAAGCATAA